A genomic stretch from Lathyrus oleraceus cultivar Zhongwan6 chromosome 2, CAAS_Psat_ZW6_1.0, whole genome shotgun sequence includes:
- the LOC127122336 gene encoding uncharacterized protein LOC127122336 — translation MDRDCPQNKNHMQGRSTGRVYTLDARKAKSNNALIVGMYIVNDHPCFVLFDCGATHSFVSIQCMKRFGLQAIPLSPLMVVTTAMDDVVETPLICENCPLSVNGRIFQIDLICLPLKKVDMVLGMDWLSANSVFIGCEKKLIVIPSSEVTLKDVLTTILEGTVGMVNFLFEKEKSVLLILTKEPSDNLSDTQIPIVCEFPEVFPEDVTSLPPEREMEFSINLIHGTTPISVSLYCMTPLELRELKDQLEELLTKHFI, via the coding sequence ATGGATAGGGATTGCCCTCAAAATAAGAATCATATGCAAGGGAGAAGCACCGGTCGAGTTTATACTTTGGATGCAAGGAAGGCTAAGAGCAACAATGCGTTGATTGTAGGTATGTATATCGTCAATGATCATCCTTGTTTTGTATTGTTTGATTGTGGGGCAACACACTCTTTTGTATCAATTCAGTGTATGAAGCGCTTTGGCTTGCAAGCAATTCCTTTGTCTCCTCTTATGGTGGTTACTACCGCCATGGATGATGTGGTTGAGACACCGTTAATTTGTGAAAATTGTCCGCTCTCGGTGAATGGTAGAATTTTCCAAATTGATCTTATTTGCTTACCACTTAAGAAGGTTGATATGGTTTTAGGGATGGATTGGCTTTCCGCCAATTCAGTGTTTATTGGATGTGAAAAGAAGTTGATTGTCATTCCATCTAGTGAAGTTACTCTAAAGGATGTATTAACTACTATCTTGGAAGGTACGGTTGGCATGGTTAATTTCTTATTTGAGAAGGAAAAGTCAGTTCTCTTGATTCTCACCAAGGAACCTAGCGACAATCTTAGTGATACACAAATTCCTATCGTTTGTGAGTTTCCCGAAGTTTTCCCTGAGGATGTCACTTCTCTTCCTCCTGAAAGGGAAATGGAATTCTCTATTAATCTGATACATGGGACAACTCCAATCTCCGTTTCTCTGTATTGTATGACGCCACTCGAGTTGAGAGAGTTGAAGGATCAATTGGAAGAGTTGTTAACCAAGCATTTCATCTGA